The Flavobacteriales bacterium nucleotide sequence GTCCGTCAAAAGAGGGGAATAGAGCATAAACTTCATTTTTATCACAAATACCTGGAATAGTTTCTTTGACTTCCATTCTTGCAACAAACTGAGCTGAAGCACTTAGACCAATAAATCCAATGATTAACGTTAAAATTGTTTTTTTCATAATTCCTTTTTTTTGTAATGACACCCAACGTTCTGTGTATGGTGTCGTAGCAACCCGAAGGGTGCTATGCGCTATACACTTTGTGTGTGCCCAGTATGGGCATCTTTAATTTACCGTAAGGTAAATTATTCATCTAGAGGGTGCAAGTCCCTTATGGGCAGGGGTAACGCCTTGAACCATTAGTAAGCTGCAAGGTTGCTAACCGTGAGGTTAGGACTGAAGTTATTTGTGACTGAATAAGGAACAAATACCGACTACAAATTTCGGTACTGACGAACAGGAACCGCATAAGAGGCATAGTTGATCGGGTAAGCAAGCACATCTTTGTAAAGCCCGAAAGAATACCCAAAGGTCAATTATGTAGATGCGGCAGGGATCGAATGAAAGAAGATGCAATTACCTGGGGAGATCTCCACAGTCACGAGCTGGCAAAGTGGAGAAGTCAGCAGAGGTCATAGTACCTACATAAAGTAGGGAAGGACTGAACGATATTCTTCTCGAAATTAAATTGGGAGTAATTTTTACGTTACGGATAGTTTTCCAGTAGAGTTATAGCCCTTTATGAAAGTAGAGAATAGCTTCAACTGGTGTAAAGAGCAGTTGTTGAGATGATTATCGAACCGCCAAGTATGTTCCTGAGGGCAAATATCCAGTGGATATTTAATCGAAAGGAAGGAGCGAAGCTCGCGTACGCTTGGTGGTGTGAGAGGCGCACTCCGTCAGTTAGTTCTGGCGGAGCCGTCTACTCGATTACCCAACGTTTTCTCTTTTAAAAATAGGTGTTTACTGCAAATTCGAATTGAGTAATGAATATTTTCTTGAATGCAGTTAAATTGTTTTGTTCATAAAAAATCAACATAGCTTTTTTATAATCAATAGAATCTACTGTTCTAAATGATAATGGACAGTATTTGTTATTCATTAAAATAGCATTACTTACAATACGTGCTGTTCGTTTGTTTCCATCCATAAAGGGTTGTATGTATGAAATTAACATTAAAGTCAGTAAGGCTTTATCAAAAATGTTTTCTTTTTTATTTACTAATTCGCACATACTTGTTAGTGCTTCTTTTATTTGAAATTCATTATCAAGAGGCAGGTAGTTTGTTCCTGAGATACCAACTTTTCTTTGCCTTATATTTCTATTAGCAGCTAACTCTTTAATAAGTAAGCTATGAATATCTTCAATTTTTGAAGTAGATAAAGGAGCTACGTATTCAGGAGTGTCAATTATAAAATCGATAGCATCTTTATGATTCAATAACATTGTAGCTTCATCTTTTGTTTTTCCAGAAGCTGTTTGTTTTTCTTTTAATAGTTGTTCTGTTTCGAGTAAAGAATAGGTGTTTCCTTCAATTTGTGAGGATTTCCAACTTAAATCAATTGCCAATCGTTCGAGTTCTTTTTTATATTCAAAATCTGTTAATATTGAAATATTTTTTTGATATTGATTTTGTAGAATAGATAATGTCTTTAACTCACTTTTAGTAAACAAACTGACCTTAGTTAAGGTTTCTGTGATTAATGTAAGGT carries:
- a CDS encoding Fic family protein; amino-acid sequence: MSKNRETEILNFLKKGEEYSSKEIHEGITSTISYATVKRIVTDLISENLITKTGKGKSTKYTIAPAYKIFEPINVSDYYKKEIDERNIIQKFNLTLITETLTKVSLFTKSELKTLSILQNQYQKNISILTDFEYKKELERLAIDLSWKSSQIEGNTYSLLETEQLLKEKQTASGKTKDEATMLLNHKDAIDFIIDTPEYVAPLSTSKIEDIHSLLIKELAANRNIRQRKVGISGTNYLPLDNEFQIKEALTSMCELVNKKENIFDKALLTLMLISYIQPFMDGNKRTARIVSNAILMNNKYCPLSFRTVDSIDYKKAMLIFYEQNNLTAFKKIFITQFEFAVNTYF